In Sphingobacterium sp. lm-10, one DNA window encodes the following:
- a CDS encoding ATP-binding protein translates to MNTIESKDIPQFLSGGGEMGTLIRSMDWSKTALGPIEDWPQSLRTSVSLCLSSTFPILIAWGPEKIQIYNDSYRPICGDKHPTSMGQNFRICWETALEVVGDAFSRGELGEGTYINDQRMFLDRHGYLEEAFMTFSFAPIRDESGGVGGIFHPITETTVKMLSARRTKVLRDLGAALGEAKSIQDIAAVTRNLQPECELDLPFLMLYQLDSQQNSVKLISTSGLPNNSKLTPESLNLIEATGSWPLQQWRHSGNIEEVRHLTSLFEEFECQPYPECPSSAVILPIRISGQDEAFCFLIAGVSARRALDSDYRNFYEQLLNTYNTAFSNVYAYEQELKRAEALAEIDRAKTQFFSNISHEFRTPLTLMLGPLEDILQQETLPVDLQAPLQATHRNALRLLKLVNNLLDYSRVEAGRTQAAYQKVDLGQLTVDLASSFRSIIEKAGMSLVVEAAPIVSEVYVDRQMWEKIVLNLLSNAFKFTWKGSIKIRVYESEDNVFLQVADTGTGIPAKELPYMFERFHRVENASGRTHEGSGIGLSLVHELVLLHGGEIHVDSTEGIGSVFTVSIPLGKAHLPAAKVSEEVVNIDTSALKGAFIQEATSLLQQDNAIEFLPTESAINENPDLGFSTTNIRILVVDDNSDMRAYLERLLEPYFQVELASNGAIAWSSIQSRQPDLVLSDMMMPVMDGKELLHLIRSTPLTVRLPVIFLSARAGAEARIDGLEAGADDYLVKPFAAAELLTKVRAQIKILGVRNQAEQQLRALITNAPVAIAIYHGPNHMVEIANDRMLHYWNRDAQDILGKPLFETIPALVSQKLLAIQDEVYQTGERFVSSEFPITLMRNGLAETNYLNLTIEAIQVDHRITGVMAVAADVTTLINARLALEKTSDTLLLSMEAANLGTWRTDWGTNNLFFSDIAYHLHGIPIGTDLLFDQTIPIILAEYRIQFLAAIQEAVENKGRFSIEYQIQPANGSAAKWLHSTGKVELNEQGAVIGLIGTLLDITESKADSQRKDDFIAMVSHELKTPLTAMSGYAQILQRKAQNNSDDFSADKLDKLFSQLKKMNTLINGFLNVSRLDSGKIHLHAQHFSLRELIEETIDIAQDVTSSHQITYEEEQVVMLSADREKISSVVYNLVGNAVKYSPRADKVIVRSRVADGMVIVSVQDFGMGIKTADIDHLFDRYYRVKSKSMDNIAGFGIGLYLSAEIVQRHYGRIWIESIWGEGSTFYFSLPIA, encoded by the coding sequence ATGAACACAATTGAATCGAAAGATATTCCTCAATTCCTCTCTGGAGGTGGCGAGATGGGTACGCTTATCCGAAGTATGGATTGGTCGAAGACCGCCCTTGGCCCGATAGAAGATTGGCCTCAAAGTTTGCGCACATCAGTGAGTTTATGTCTATCGTCTACTTTTCCAATTCTAATCGCTTGGGGTCCGGAGAAAATACAGATCTACAATGATAGTTATCGTCCAATTTGTGGGGATAAGCACCCCACATCAATGGGACAAAATTTTAGAATCTGCTGGGAGACCGCTTTGGAAGTCGTGGGTGATGCATTCAGTCGTGGAGAACTGGGGGAAGGCACATACATCAATGATCAGCGCATGTTTCTGGATCGCCATGGCTATCTGGAAGAAGCTTTCATGACTTTTTCGTTTGCGCCAATACGCGATGAATCTGGTGGTGTAGGTGGAATTTTCCATCCTATTACAGAAACTACCGTAAAAATGCTAAGTGCCCGACGTACCAAAGTACTACGCGATTTGGGTGCCGCATTAGGCGAAGCCAAAAGCATTCAAGATATTGCAGCCGTAACCCGAAATTTACAGCCTGAATGTGAGCTGGACCTCCCCTTTCTGATGCTCTACCAGTTAGATAGTCAGCAAAATTCCGTTAAGCTTATCAGTACCTCGGGCTTACCCAATAACAGTAAACTAACTCCTGAAAGCTTAAATTTGATAGAGGCAACTGGTAGCTGGCCTTTACAACAGTGGAGACATAGCGGAAATATAGAAGAAGTACGCCATCTTACTTCGCTTTTTGAAGAATTCGAATGCCAGCCCTATCCAGAATGTCCGTCCTCCGCCGTTATTTTACCCATTCGCATCAGCGGACAGGACGAAGCATTTTGCTTTCTAATTGCCGGAGTTAGTGCACGACGAGCGCTAGACAGCGATTACCGTAATTTCTATGAACAATTGCTCAACACCTATAATACTGCCTTTTCTAACGTTTACGCCTACGAACAAGAATTAAAACGTGCTGAAGCATTAGCAGAAATAGACCGAGCTAAAACTCAGTTTTTTAGCAATATAAGTCACGAGTTTAGAACCCCGTTAACGTTGATGCTGGGACCGTTGGAAGACATTCTACAGCAAGAAACTCTCCCTGTTGATTTGCAGGCGCCGTTACAAGCTACTCATAGAAATGCCTTGCGTTTACTTAAGCTCGTCAACAACCTGTTGGATTACAGTCGTGTCGAAGCCGGTCGTACGCAGGCAGCCTACCAGAAGGTAGATCTTGGTCAATTGACGGTAGACTTGGCCAGCAGCTTTCGATCTATTATTGAAAAAGCCGGCATGAGCTTGGTAGTAGAAGCCGCTCCCATCGTATCAGAAGTGTATGTAGATCGCCAAATGTGGGAGAAGATCGTACTCAACTTATTGTCAAATGCTTTCAAATTTACTTGGAAAGGAAGTATTAAAATTCGAGTTTATGAATCCGAGGATAATGTATTCCTACAGGTAGCAGACACGGGCACGGGCATCCCTGCCAAAGAACTACCCTATATGTTTGAGCGTTTTCATCGCGTAGAAAATGCCTCTGGACGTACGCACGAAGGTTCTGGCATTGGCCTTTCCTTGGTGCACGAACTGGTGTTGTTACATGGGGGTGAGATTCATGTAGATAGTACCGAAGGCATAGGATCAGTCTTTACAGTCAGCATCCCGTTGGGTAAAGCACATCTACCAGCAGCAAAGGTCTCAGAAGAGGTAGTGAATATCGACACATCTGCTTTGAAGGGAGCCTTTATACAGGAGGCCACGAGTTTATTGCAGCAGGATAATGCCATAGAATTTTTGCCGACCGAATCTGCGATTAATGAAAATCCTGATTTAGGATTTAGCACTACTAACATACGCATTCTGGTTGTCGACGATAATTCGGATATGCGTGCCTATCTCGAACGATTACTTGAGCCTTATTTTCAGGTTGAACTGGCATCAAACGGTGCAATAGCATGGAGCAGCATACAGTCTCGGCAGCCTGATCTGGTATTGAGCGATATGATGATGCCGGTGATGGATGGAAAGGAACTGCTACATCTGATACGCAGCACACCGCTAACAGTACGCCTACCGGTTATTTTTCTTTCTGCACGTGCTGGAGCAGAAGCACGGATAGATGGTCTGGAAGCAGGCGCAGACGACTACCTAGTGAAACCCTTTGCGGCAGCAGAATTACTCACCAAGGTACGGGCACAAATAAAAATATTGGGTGTGCGCAATCAAGCTGAACAACAGTTACGTGCATTGATTACCAATGCACCGGTTGCCATTGCCATTTATCACGGCCCCAATCATATGGTGGAAATAGCCAATGATCGTATGCTGCACTATTGGAATCGCGACGCTCAGGATATTCTAGGAAAGCCGCTTTTCGAAACAATTCCTGCGCTCGTATCGCAAAAATTACTAGCAATACAAGACGAAGTGTACCAAACGGGCGAACGATTTGTATCGTCGGAGTTTCCCATTACACTGATGCGTAATGGACTGGCTGAAACCAATTATTTAAACCTAACGATTGAAGCAATACAAGTGGATCATCGCATTACTGGTGTGATGGCTGTGGCGGCAGATGTCACGACATTGATCAATGCACGGCTAGCTTTAGAAAAGACTTCTGACACATTGCTCTTGTCGATGGAAGCCGCCAATCTCGGTACTTGGCGAACCGACTGGGGCACCAACAACTTATTCTTCTCCGATATAGCATACCATTTGCACGGTATTCCGATCGGAACCGATTTATTATTCGATCAAACCATACCAATTATCCTGGCGGAATATAGGATACAATTTCTTGCAGCAATTCAGGAGGCGGTGGAGAATAAAGGACGCTTTAGTATAGAATATCAAATTCAGCCTGCTAATGGCTCCGCTGCTAAATGGTTACATTCTACTGGTAAGGTGGAACTGAACGAACAAGGAGCAGTAATCGGATTGATCGGAACATTATTGGACATCACCGAATCTAAAGCGGATAGCCAACGCAAGGACGATTTTATCGCAATGGTGAGCCATGAACTCAAAACGCCGCTGACTGCGATGAGTGGTTATGCGCAGATATTGCAACGGAAAGCACAAAATAATTCGGACGACTTTTCGGCGGATAAGCTAGATAAGCTTTTTTCTCAATTGAAGAAGATGAACACCTTGATCAATGGTTTTCTTAATGTTTCCCGATTGGATTCTGGTAAGATCCATCTCCATGCGCAGCATTTCTCCTTGCGTGAGCTTATTGAAGAAACAATCGATATAGCACAGGATGTAACTAGCAGCCATCAAATTACTTACGAAGAAGAACAAGTGGTAATGCTGTCTGCAGATCGTGAGAAAATCAGCTCTGTCGTATATAATCTGGTCGGGAACGCCGTCAAGTATTCTCCACGAGCAGATAAAGTAATCGTACGGAGTAGAGTGGCCGATGGTATGGTGATCGTAAGTGTGCAGGATTTTGGTATGGGGATCAAGACAGCAGATATAGATCATCTGTTTGATCGTTATTATCGCGTGAAGAGTAAAAGCATGGATAACATTGCTGGATTCGGAATAGGATTGTACTTGAGTGCAGAAATTGTGCAGCGGCATTATGGTAGAATATGGATAGAAAGCATTTGGGGAGAGGGATCAACCTTCTATTTCAGCTTACCTATAGCATAA
- a CDS encoding tRNA threonylcarbamoyladenosine dehydratase: MKDVSWLSRTEALIGGDAIKTLTNAHVMVLGLGGVGSFAAEFVCRSGVGKMTIIDGDTVDPSNRNRQLPALATNHGVSKAEIMRERLLSINPELELQVFEEFVVPERIPSFIDLKPDYIIEAIDSITPKLFLIRSAHAANIPFISSMGAGGKVDPTQIRIGDISDTYNCKLARHIRKKLRKHDIQLGVKVAFSVEPPEKASLLYTDGSNYKKSAYGTMSYLPAAFGGAIASAAIRDLISK; this comes from the coding sequence ATGAAAGATGTATCTTGGCTTTCTCGTACGGAAGCTTTGATTGGCGGCGACGCCATTAAGACACTAACCAATGCGCATGTGATGGTACTTGGATTAGGCGGTGTAGGATCTTTTGCGGCAGAATTTGTGTGCCGTAGTGGCGTAGGTAAAATGACGATTATAGACGGTGATACGGTCGATCCTTCTAACAGAAACAGGCAACTTCCTGCGCTAGCGACTAATCATGGTGTTTCTAAAGCGGAGATTATGCGCGAGCGCCTTCTGTCTATCAATCCAGAGCTTGAGCTCCAGGTGTTTGAAGAATTTGTGGTGCCCGAACGTATTCCTTCTTTTATAGATTTAAAGCCGGATTATATTATTGAGGCTATCGACAGCATCACGCCTAAGTTATTTTTAATCCGATCGGCTCACGCGGCCAATATTCCATTCATTAGCTCCATGGGTGCTGGTGGTAAGGTAGACCCTACACAAATCCGCATTGGTGATATTAGCGATACGTACAACTGCAAGCTGGCAAGACATATTCGCAAGAAACTACGTAAACACGATATTCAATTAGGTGTAAAAGTGGCTTTTTCTGTCGAACCGCCAGAAAAAGCTTCTTTATTGTACACCGATGGAAGCAATTATAAGAAATCAGCTTACGGTACAATGTCGTATTTACCAGCTGCCTTTGGTGGCGCCATTGCTTCTGCTGCTATACGCGATCTGATCAGCAAATAA
- a CDS encoding TatD family hydrolase, with translation MQNRSSFIDIHTHQDTVESGSSTFHLRNVIIARDKMNTHPCSAGIHPWYIQEDGKAQLNMLREMLGTYTNILAIGECGLDKVTATPWQTQEAIFSAQLTLAGEFNKPIIIHCVRAYQEVIRLIKHVQNTKPVIMHGFNKSVGLARQLLDQHFYLSLGDSILRGHQDQLIADIPLDRLFFETDSSTTPISEIYMYFCRVRNLRLNELQAQIWSNFEEVFN, from the coding sequence ATGCAGAATAGGTCTTCTTTTATTGATATTCATACGCATCAAGACACGGTAGAAAGTGGTTCTTCGACCTTCCATCTACGCAATGTGATTATCGCAAGAGACAAAATGAATACTCATCCTTGTTCGGCGGGCATCCATCCTTGGTATATACAAGAGGATGGCAAAGCGCAGTTAAATATGCTACGCGAGATGCTCGGTACGTATACCAATATATTAGCTATTGGAGAATGCGGTTTAGATAAAGTGACGGCAACTCCATGGCAAACGCAAGAAGCAATTTTCTCCGCGCAATTGACATTAGCTGGCGAGTTTAATAAACCAATCATTATACATTGCGTTCGGGCTTATCAAGAGGTCATACGTTTAATAAAACACGTGCAGAATACAAAGCCTGTTATCATGCACGGTTTTAACAAGAGTGTTGGATTAGCAAGGCAGCTATTAGATCAGCACTTTTATCTTTCTTTGGGCGACAGCATCCTAAGAGGTCATCAAGATCAATTGATAGCAGATATACCACTGGATCGTCTATTCTTTGAAACAGACAGCTCAACCACTCCAATCTCAGAAATTTATATGTATTTTTGCCGCGTTCGAAACTTGAGGCTGAATGAACTGCAGGCACAGATCTGGTCGAATTTTGAAGAGGTATTTAATTAG
- a CDS encoding NAD(P)H-dependent oxidoreductase, which translates to MKVLAFAASNSSKSINQKLVTSVSKYYKEDEVELLHIHDFEMPIYSADREKESGIPSHAIDFAAHIDAADLIIISFAEHNGNYTAGYKNLIDWVSRIKGRKPFQNAHLFLLSTSQGARGAQGVLSIAASRMPFDGGTVLDSLSLPEFSANFEDGKGITNVLYRSQLEAKVRKTKREMKKILDSKEIS; encoded by the coding sequence ATGAAAGTTTTAGCATTTGCGGCCTCGAACAGTTCGAAATCTATCAACCAAAAATTGGTGACCAGCGTGTCCAAATATTATAAAGAAGATGAGGTTGAGCTCTTGCATATTCATGATTTCGAGATGCCGATTTACTCGGCAGATCGGGAAAAGGAAAGTGGTATTCCGTCACATGCCATTGATTTTGCCGCTCACATAGATGCGGCAGACTTAATTATCATCTCTTTTGCAGAACACAATGGCAATTATACAGCCGGTTACAAGAATTTAATTGACTGGGTGAGCCGAATTAAGGGGCGTAAGCCTTTTCAAAATGCCCACCTTTTCCTACTTTCTACTAGTCAGGGCGCGCGCGGTGCGCAAGGCGTATTAAGCATTGCAGCATCTCGGATGCCTTTTGATGGTGGCACGGTACTGGATAGCTTATCTTTACCGGAGTTTTCTGCAAACTTTGAAGACGGTAAAGGAATTACTAACGTGCTGTATCGAAGTCAATTGGAAGCCAAAGTGAGGAAGACGAAACGAGAAATGAAAAAAATATTGGACAGTAAAGAGATATCATGA
- the lpxB gene encoding lipid-A-disaccharide synthase: MKYYIIAGEASGDLHGANLIKALKEQDQEAEFHIVGGSLMEAESGQKALIHTSQMAFMGFVEVVMNLSSIARNLRIVKEDLLRARPDTVILIDFPGFNLKIAEFAKKHGITTSYYISPKIWAWNQKRVYKIKKVVDHMFCILPFEVDFYKEYHYKVDYVGNPLLDAISKHEINANFVADHGLSPKEDIIALLPGSRKMEIERILPEMAELYHKFPSHQVVIAGAPNFDEAYYRSIIGDLPIKVVFDQTYDLLKHSVAAVVTSGTATLETAILRVPQVVVYKANPISIAIARKLIKVRFISLVNLINDYLSVHELIQGDCTASNISDEIGELITNAAHRASVLENYDVLRSKLGDPGASARTASKIIAYLRDA; this comes from the coding sequence ATGAAATATTATATCATAGCGGGTGAAGCTTCTGGAGATCTACATGGAGCGAACCTGATAAAAGCATTAAAAGAGCAGGATCAAGAAGCCGAATTTCACATCGTAGGTGGATCTTTAATGGAGGCGGAATCTGGCCAAAAAGCCTTGATTCATACTTCGCAAATGGCATTTATGGGGTTTGTAGAGGTGGTCATGAACCTTTCTTCCATTGCACGCAACCTGCGAATAGTGAAAGAAGATCTATTACGGGCTCGCCCAGACACCGTAATCTTGATTGATTTCCCAGGATTCAATTTGAAAATTGCGGAATTTGCCAAGAAGCATGGAATCACCACAAGCTATTACATTTCTCCAAAAATATGGGCTTGGAATCAGAAGCGAGTCTATAAAATCAAAAAGGTCGTAGATCATATGTTTTGTATTCTTCCTTTCGAAGTGGATTTCTACAAGGAATACCATTACAAGGTAGATTATGTAGGTAATCCGCTATTGGATGCCATTAGCAAACATGAGATCAACGCTAATTTCGTCGCCGACCATGGGCTTTCTCCAAAAGAAGATATCATTGCCTTGCTACCCGGCAGCCGGAAGATGGAGATCGAACGCATTCTGCCAGAAATGGCGGAGTTATACCACAAATTCCCTTCCCATCAGGTCGTAATTGCTGGAGCTCCAAACTTTGACGAAGCGTATTACCGTAGTATTATTGGGGACTTGCCCATAAAGGTAGTTTTCGACCAAACCTACGATTTATTGAAGCATTCGGTAGCCGCGGTAGTTACGAGCGGTACAGCTACCTTAGAAACGGCAATCCTACGCGTACCGCAAGTGGTCGTGTATAAAGCCAACCCCATCAGCATCGCCATTGCTCGAAAATTGATCAAAGTGAGATTTATCTCTTTAGTCAACTTGATCAACGACTACCTTTCTGTTCATGAGTTGATTCAGGGCGATTGTACAGCCAGTAATATCAGCGATGAGATTGGGGAATTAATAACCAATGCCGCGCATCGCGCCAGTGTATTGGAAAACTACGATGTACTTCGCAGCAAATTGGGCGATCCCGGTGCTTCGGCAAGAACCGCTAGCAAGATCATTGCTTACCTTCGCGATGCGTAA
- a CDS encoding YCF48-related protein: MKLSLSFFTGILCLLSLATFGQSISPLTKHPESGFRGLDTHGERVVWVSGTRGTVGRSTDQGKTWEWVGPKEYSDTDFRDIAVFSKNEAVIVSAGSPAVILRTVDGGKSWEQVYHNDDPEIFLNGMDFQGNRGFAIGDPIDGFFQLLQTTDRGKTWTDVSGSLLLFAEPGEVGFAASGSGLQLQGDNLWIGSGGSFAAVFRRNEKKMLMYKMLTPIISGAASQGIFSLSFWNDQIGVVVGGDYMNDQHNEHNVYLTYDGGDNWIKPIQPVGGYRSAVKYITKQRLVATGTSGTDISEDGGQHWNTISTDSFNVVGKSKSGKRVYLAGSNGQISVLLWR; the protein is encoded by the coding sequence ATGAAACTATCCTTATCATTTTTTACAGGTATCTTATGCCTCCTATCTCTAGCAACCTTCGGACAAAGCATTAGTCCACTAACCAAACATCCTGAAAGTGGGTTTCGTGGACTAGACACACACGGTGAACGCGTCGTATGGGTCAGCGGTACACGTGGTACGGTGGGCAGATCTACCGATCAGGGTAAAACATGGGAATGGGTGGGTCCTAAAGAATATTCCGATACAGATTTCAGAGATATTGCCGTTTTTAGTAAGAACGAGGCAGTTATCGTGAGTGCGGGTTCTCCTGCGGTGATTTTACGCACGGTGGATGGCGGAAAATCCTGGGAGCAAGTATACCATAATGATGATCCGGAGATCTTCCTGAATGGTATGGACTTTCAGGGTAATCGTGGCTTTGCCATAGGCGATCCAATCGACGGTTTCTTTCAATTGTTGCAGACGACTGATCGGGGAAAAACCTGGACGGATGTTTCGGGCAGCTTGTTGCTATTTGCGGAGCCTGGCGAGGTTGGTTTTGCGGCGAGTGGTTCTGGATTACAATTACAAGGCGACAATCTTTGGATTGGCAGCGGTGGCTCCTTTGCTGCCGTATTTCGCAGAAACGAAAAGAAGATGTTGATGTACAAAATGCTGACACCCATTATCAGTGGAGCAGCAAGTCAAGGTATATTTTCCCTTAGTTTTTGGAATGACCAGATTGGTGTGGTCGTTGGAGGAGATTATATGAATGATCAGCATAATGAGCATAATGTATACCTTACCTATGATGGGGGCGATAACTGGATAAAGCCAATACAGCCTGTGGGTGGGTATCGATCTGCCGTGAAATACATCACCAAACAAAGATTGGTGGCAACGGGCACTTCGGGTACGGATATTTCTGAAGATGGAGGACAGCATTGGAACACCATTTCGACCGACAGTTTCAACGTAGTTGGAAAATCCAAATCTGGAAAAAGAGTTTATCTGGCAGGTAGTAACGGGCAAATCAGCGTACTTCTTTGGAGGTAG
- a CDS encoding YceH family protein has product MEEHKPLPLLNSEEARVIGVLLEKAKTTPEYYPLTLNGLQTACNQKTSRRPVVQYEENTIIVALDSLRKLGLVSTVVGGGSRSVKYKHNLAIQYPLLPQELAIICLLLLRGPLTAGEINSNAGRLYDFESIDEVSQLLSKLESHEPSFVKIAPKRTGQKEIRYIQLLTEFNEEEYESDQPSTRAGSSEQITALTDRVANLEQQLEQLQTAFDKLMSELT; this is encoded by the coding sequence ATGGAAGAACATAAGCCGCTACCCCTATTAAATTCTGAAGAAGCACGTGTAATAGGCGTGTTATTGGAGAAAGCAAAGACGACTCCAGAGTATTATCCGCTCACGTTGAATGGGCTACAGACCGCCTGTAATCAAAAGACTTCTCGACGACCCGTTGTTCAATACGAAGAAAACACTATAATCGTCGCGCTGGATAGCTTACGAAAGCTTGGCTTAGTGTCGACTGTAGTTGGTGGCGGTAGCCGTTCTGTGAAGTACAAACACAATTTGGCCATACAATACCCGCTATTGCCACAAGAATTAGCCATTATATGTCTGTTATTACTTCGCGGCCCGCTAACCGCCGGAGAAATAAATAGTAACGCCGGACGTCTGTATGATTTTGAATCGATTGACGAGGTTTCTCAATTGTTGAGCAAGTTGGAAAGCCATGAGCCATCCTTTGTTAAAATTGCTCCAAAACGCACTGGACAAAAGGAGATTAGATACATCCAACTACTAACAGAGTTTAACGAGGAGGAGTATGAATCAGATCAGCCTTCCACGAGAGCTGGTTCTAGCGAACAGATAACCGCATTGACTGATCGAGTGGCCAACCTGGAACAACAGTTGGAACAGTTACAAACCGCTTTCGACAAGCTGATGAGCGAACTTACCTAG